A section of the Bryobacteraceae bacterium genome encodes:
- the cas6_1 gene encoding CRISPR-associated protein Cas6 produces MQTLDALKEQPVVQKESMPLTAQLPGEFPVRRFRLRFEAEQPYTVRGYRGSAWRGLFGMALKNLVCITRDRECAPCLVRASCAYPYVFETPAGVAEPAPSSVEQAPHPYVLAPEPEWRPREVRGETVDVTLIGHGVDQWPYVVHALRQGAERGIGAERLPLRLLSVEEQTPEGGWRRSMSPEGVLLAGRAWTPAAPPMPARIRLRIETPLRVRREQDLVEPERMGLDEFVAALLRRLALLSRFHTETPWRLDHAGLRELARSARVTRRELKWQDWTRYSSRQQRKIPMGGVVGSYTLETAGLEPLWPLLWAGQWAHVGKGAVMGLGRYTVEAA; encoded by the coding sequence ATGCAGACCCTGGATGCTCTGAAGGAGCAGCCCGTGGTACAAAAAGAATCAATGCCGCTGACGGCGCAATTGCCAGGAGAATTTCCAGTCCGGCGCTTCCGCCTGCGCTTTGAGGCGGAGCAGCCCTATACGGTGCGCGGCTACCGGGGTTCGGCCTGGCGCGGCCTGTTCGGCATGGCGCTGAAAAACCTGGTCTGCATCACCCGGGACCGCGAGTGTGCCCCCTGCCTGGTGCGGGCGTCCTGTGCGTACCCGTATGTGTTTGAGACTCCCGCTGGTGTAGCCGAACCGGCGCCGTCGAGCGTCGAGCAGGCGCCCCATCCGTATGTGCTCGCACCAGAGCCGGAATGGCGTCCGCGCGAGGTGCGCGGAGAGACGGTAGACGTGACGCTGATCGGCCACGGCGTCGATCAGTGGCCCTACGTGGTCCATGCCCTCCGCCAGGGCGCCGAGCGGGGCATCGGCGCCGAACGCCTTCCGTTGCGGCTTCTCTCGGTGGAGGAGCAGACACCCGAGGGCGGCTGGCGCCGGTCGATGTCGCCCGAAGGCGTTCTGCTGGCGGGCCGGGCTTGGACGCCGGCTGCACCGCCCATGCCGGCGCGCATTCGGTTGCGCATCGAAACGCCCCTGCGCGTGCGCCGCGAGCAGGACCTGGTGGAGCCCGAACGCATGGGCCTGGACGAGTTCGTGGCGGCGCTGCTGCGGAGACTTGCACTGCTGAGCCGTTTCCATACGGAGACGCCATGGCGGCTCGATCATGCAGGGCTGCGCGAGCTCGCGCGCTCGGCGCGCGTCACGCGGCGGGAGCTGAAATGGCAGGACTGGACGCGATATTCCAGCCGGCAACAGCGAAAAATCCCGATGGGCGGCGTCGTCGGCAGCTACACGCTGGAAACCGCGGGACTGGAGCCGCTCTGGCCGCTGCTCTGGGCTGGCCAGTGGGCGCATGTCGGCAAAGGCGCCGTCATGGGTCTGGGAAGGTACACGGTGGAGGCGGCATGA
- the csm1_2 gene encoding type III-A CRISPR-associated protein Cas10/Csm1 produces the protein MADGTPTLTETALGAFLHDSGKFWQRAYGAQRNADPEVQKVAEYALPKTADGRPSHIHALWTWQFFHWLEKENLSLPGVNRDRVRNLAGYHHRPGGGPAEEAGVQWLIAEADQLAAGMDRAARQDDDMEQTGAWDKFIRTPMISPFSSVFLGKELGEVPKMFLPLDRLAPEAELDPAESLDTSAWQERYRHLLARFQQEFRALSRLRSAWLFQSSLKSLCERYWHAVPSSTKDQPDVSLYDHSRAVAAIASALYQWHAANGGITKESLEAAREENRFVWLLGDLSGIQSALFRLQHQQVRGVARILRARSFLMSLITESAALDLLWRLGLTPFSLVQNAGGRFLILAGNVPQTRQALEAVRRDVEQWMLERWNGELGLHLSITAPFSGELFRRERFHEMSALWSEAAEQSKQRPFSTCYQPVLRQERFQFGACPACGIRAARAEGGGEEAYCGPCAEERRLGGDLPRLHAIGWSRQSIGDPEKNLRLWNGLHLHWHIRGVDPGVLEEGFLTGPALDPQLPLALRHTGHFVPVLKEEEFEKLPYARHLSEDARQTRPGETKTFEHIALDALEVVNGRIYGEDLLAVIKADVDRLGAIFSQGVQQPSLGLVAGLSRMLDFFFAARLPHLLRTDPRFRSTYVVYAGGDDLLLIGPWRQSLELLGKLQEAFARYVGSPQITLSAALELVHPDEPLNRSVRAAEERLERAKNAGRNRVCAVDEDPLPWDQFRRQLDYAEKLLDWMRKGELSQGFVYRMLAFDRDRMACQRGRADANAASWRARWGYQFRRNLKIQNVASNPLAQFLNSLFGLNAQFGKAAQPPSARTAISVAVYRNRSF, from the coding sequence ATGGCTGACGGAACCCCCACACTGACAGAAACGGCCCTGGGCGCATTTCTGCACGATTCGGGCAAATTCTGGCAACGGGCGTATGGCGCGCAGCGGAATGCCGATCCGGAAGTCCAGAAGGTGGCCGAGTACGCGCTGCCAAAGACGGCGGACGGACGCCCTTCGCACATCCACGCCCTGTGGACCTGGCAATTCTTTCACTGGCTCGAAAAGGAGAATCTTTCCCTGCCCGGCGTCAACCGGGACCGTGTACGGAACCTCGCCGGCTATCATCACCGTCCCGGCGGCGGACCCGCGGAGGAAGCCGGCGTGCAGTGGTTGATTGCCGAGGCCGACCAGCTCGCCGCCGGCATGGACCGCGCCGCCCGTCAGGACGATGACATGGAGCAGACCGGCGCCTGGGACAAATTCATCCGCACGCCGATGATTTCGCCCTTTTCCTCCGTGTTTCTCGGCAAGGAGCTGGGCGAGGTTCCAAAAATGTTCCTGCCACTCGACCGGCTCGCCCCGGAGGCGGAGCTGGATCCGGCAGAGTCGCTCGACACCTCGGCCTGGCAGGAACGTTACCGGCACCTGCTCGCCCGCTTCCAGCAGGAGTTCCGTGCCCTGAGCCGCCTGCGCAGCGCCTGGTTGTTCCAGAGCAGCCTGAAGTCCCTTTGCGAGCGGTACTGGCACGCCGTGCCGTCTTCGACGAAGGATCAGCCCGACGTGTCGCTCTATGATCACAGCCGGGCCGTCGCCGCCATCGCCTCGGCGCTTTATCAGTGGCACGCGGCCAACGGCGGCATCACGAAAGAGTCCCTCGAGGCCGCACGTGAGGAAAACCGGTTCGTCTGGCTGCTCGGCGATCTCTCCGGCATTCAGTCTGCGCTGTTCCGGCTCCAGCACCAGCAGGTGCGCGGCGTGGCGCGCATCCTGCGCGCCCGCTCGTTTCTCATGTCGCTGATCACCGAGAGCGCCGCACTGGACCTGCTCTGGCGGCTTGGGTTGACGCCGTTTTCGCTGGTTCAGAATGCCGGCGGGCGGTTCCTGATTCTCGCCGGCAACGTGCCCCAGACGCGGCAGGCGCTGGAGGCCGTCCGCCGCGACGTGGAGCAGTGGATGCTCGAGCGATGGAACGGCGAATTGGGCCTTCACCTGTCAATCACTGCTCCCTTCAGCGGCGAGCTGTTCCGGCGCGAACGCTTCCATGAGATGTCCGCTCTCTGGTCCGAGGCGGCCGAACAGAGCAAGCAGCGGCCGTTTTCCACCTGCTACCAGCCCGTTCTCAGGCAGGAGAGGTTTCAATTCGGCGCCTGTCCCGCCTGTGGCATTCGCGCCGCGCGGGCCGAAGGGGGCGGCGAAGAGGCCTACTGCGGTCCGTGCGCGGAAGAACGCCGGCTCGGCGGAGACCTGCCGCGGCTGCACGCCATCGGCTGGTCGCGGCAGAGCATCGGCGACCCGGAGAAAAACCTGCGCCTGTGGAACGGACTTCACCTGCACTGGCACATCCGCGGCGTCGATCCCGGGGTGCTTGAGGAAGGTTTCCTCACCGGTCCGGCGCTCGATCCGCAACTGCCTCTCGCCCTGCGGCACACCGGGCATTTCGTCCCGGTGCTCAAAGAAGAGGAGTTCGAAAAACTCCCCTACGCGAGGCATCTCAGCGAGGACGCCCGCCAGACCCGGCCGGGCGAAACGAAAACGTTCGAGCACATCGCCCTCGATGCGCTGGAAGTTGTCAACGGCAGGATTTATGGCGAGGACCTGCTCGCCGTCATCAAGGCCGACGTCGACCGGCTGGGGGCAATTTTTTCGCAGGGAGTCCAACAGCCGAGCCTCGGCCTTGTGGCAGGCCTCTCCCGCATGCTCGACTTTTTCTTCGCCGCCCGGCTGCCGCATCTTCTGCGGACCGACCCGCGCTTCCGCAGCACGTACGTCGTCTACGCGGGCGGCGACGACCTGCTTCTGATCGGCCCATGGCGGCAGTCCCTGGAACTGCTTGGCAAGCTTCAGGAGGCGTTCGCGCGCTACGTCGGCAGTCCGCAGATCACTCTTTCGGCCGCGCTTGAACTGGTCCATCCCGATGAGCCGCTGAACCGCAGTGTACGCGCCGCCGAAGAGCGGCTCGAACGCGCCAAGAACGCCGGCCGCAACCGCGTCTGCGCCGTGGACGAGGATCCGCTCCCCTGGGACCAGTTCCGGCGCCAGCTCGACTACGCGGAAAAGCTGCTCGACTGGATGCGCAAGGGCGAGCTCAGCCAGGGCTTCGTCTACCGGATGCTAGCCTTCGACCGCGACCGCATGGCCTGCCAGCGCGGCCGGGCCGACGCCAATGCCGCTTCCTGGCGGGCGCGGTGGGGATATCAGTTCCGCCGGAACCTGAAGATCCAGAACGTGGCCTCGAATCCGCTGGCTCAGTTCCTGAACAGTCTCTTTGGCCTGAACGCGCAGTTCGGCAAGGCGGCCCAGCCGCCTTCAGCGCGAACCGCGATTTCCGTGGCCGTTTACCGCAACCGATCCTTCTGA
- the csm3_2 gene encoding type III-A CRISPR-associated RAMP protein Csm3, translated as MKLVRIYTITGTIETVTGLHIGAGKDSIEIGGMDNPVIKHPHTGEPYIPGSSLKGKVRSLLEWALHKVDPKGEVWGSNKQTKIDNINEDEVLRIFGTTHEDWSGGPTRVSVRDCHLTEACRKAVHERGLPFTEEKTEVVIDRIQGKAAGNIGPRKTERVPAGMEFDLEIQFRVIDTGDGGKRDMQCLNRLIEGLKLLEKDALGGSGSRGYGRIRFKNLAVDGKSIQEKFDAIGEVKIDAPAMIVEA; from the coding sequence ATGAAACTGGTTCGCATCTATACGATTACAGGAACGATTGAAACGGTCACCGGGCTCCACATCGGGGCAGGCAAGGACTCGATCGAAATCGGAGGAATGGACAACCCTGTCATCAAGCATCCACACACCGGTGAACCCTACATCCCGGGCTCCAGCCTGAAGGGCAAGGTGCGAAGCCTGCTCGAGTGGGCGCTGCACAAGGTGGATCCCAAAGGCGAAGTCTGGGGCTCCAATAAGCAGACCAAGATTGACAATATCAACGAGGACGAGGTCCTGCGCATCTTCGGGACCACGCACGAAGACTGGAGCGGCGGTCCGACCCGCGTCTCGGTGCGGGACTGCCACCTGACCGAAGCCTGCCGGAAGGCGGTTCACGAGCGCGGCCTGCCATTCACGGAGGAAAAAACCGAGGTCGTCATCGACCGCATTCAGGGAAAAGCCGCCGGCAATATTGGCCCCCGCAAGACAGAGCGCGTTCCCGCGGGAATGGAATTCGACCTCGAGATCCAGTTCCGCGTGATTGATACGGGGGACGGCGGAAAGCGCGACATGCAGTGTCTGAACCGCCTCATCGAAGGGCTGAAACTCCTGGAAAAGGACGCGCTCGGCGGGTCCGGCAGCCGCGGCTACGGCAGAATCCGCTTCAAAAACCTCGCCGTGGACGGCAAAAGCATTCAGGAGAAATTCGACGCCATCGGCGAGGTGAAAATCGACGCCCCGGCCATGATCGTGGAGGCGTGA
- a CDS encoding CRISPR-associated protein, Csm4 family — protein sequence MPATYRIRFRLASPLATPLHSGTLFGNLCWAWRYLYGEKSLAQWLCSLPDEPFLISDGFPADMLPRPLLKPTAPRRLSLEELQQQKQLKKRRLIPRRMFLELRQALSEESLRLRLAQLQKEEEDKRERKTDKEREKEGRESWVRLPHNRIHRITGRTPQEGGLFFTEELWATGLRQYRDVYVQTSLPQDQLKKLFDQVARWGYGKDATWGRGRFDGIEIFPENDGLFDASLPRAMSLSHGSLTANMANARYQLETHYGRLGGVYSANSSPFKFPLLLLKPGATFDTGAGPFGELLHEVHPAMPAVRHNAWHLFVTFREAD from the coding sequence ATGCCGGCCACGTACCGCATCCGGTTCCGGCTGGCGTCGCCGCTGGCCACGCCGCTGCATTCGGGGACTCTGTTCGGCAATCTGTGCTGGGCCTGGCGTTACCTGTATGGAGAGAAAAGTCTCGCCCAGTGGCTCTGCTCGCTCCCGGACGAACCGTTCCTGATTTCGGACGGCTTTCCCGCAGACATGCTGCCCCGGCCGCTGCTCAAGCCCACTGCCCCGCGCAGGCTTTCGCTTGAAGAGCTGCAACAGCAGAAGCAACTGAAAAAGCGCCGGCTGATCCCGCGCCGGATGTTCCTCGAGCTGCGCCAAGCATTGAGTGAGGAATCCTTGCGCCTCAGGCTGGCTCAGCTCCAAAAGGAGGAAGAAGACAAGCGCGAGCGAAAGACAGACAAGGAGCGTGAAAAAGAGGGCCGGGAGAGCTGGGTCCGCCTGCCGCACAACCGAATCCACCGCATCACGGGCCGCACGCCGCAGGAAGGCGGTCTCTTCTTCACCGAGGAACTGTGGGCCACCGGCCTGCGCCAGTACCGCGACGTCTACGTGCAGACGTCTCTGCCGCAGGACCAGCTCAAGAAACTCTTCGATCAGGTCGCCCGCTGGGGCTACGGCAAGGACGCCACCTGGGGCCGCGGCCGCTTTGATGGCATCGAGATCTTTCCCGAAAACGACGGTCTTTTCGATGCCAGCCTGCCGCGGGCCATGTCGCTGTCGCACGGCTCGCTGACCGCGAATATGGCCAACGCCCGGTATCAACTGGAGACGCATTACGGCAGGCTCGGGGGCGTGTATTCGGCCAATTCCTCGCCCTTCAAGTTTCCGCTGCTGTTGCTGAAGCCCGGAGCGACCTTCGACACGGGCGCCGGGCCCTTCGGCGAGCTTCTCCACGAGGTGCACCCTGCCATGCCCGCGGTGCGCCACAATGCATGGCACCTGTTCGTCACTTTCCGGGAGGCGGACTGA
- the dprA gene encoding DNA polymerase, with product MSSPRHAVTTAEVVLHWMALRLMPGLGTRRVLELYERFGSPVEICRADAAELESLGVPPAVAQSLASGCTFEEAAEQIQQARAKGVELVAIDDTRYPPRLREIYDPPFLLFVQGRVELLDSVMVAIVGSRVATAYGTTVARRLGRELAAAGVTVVSGMARGVDTAAHEGALEAGATAAVFGCGLDVIYPAENRKLAERIVRQGLLVSEFPFGSPAHPQNFPIRNRMVSGLSEAVVVVEGKQYSGSLITARLALDQNREVFAVPGNITNPMSFGPNLLLKQGAQLVQSPEDILDGLGPQVRARLARQQRLELGAEAKPQDGPMSAFAAQILALLSPDQPVYLDELIERLPHLSSSEIIALLFELEEAGRIRQLPGRCYIRKWEE from the coding sequence ATGAGTTCTCCCCGGCACGCCGTCACAACGGCCGAAGTCGTGCTGCACTGGATGGCCCTGCGCCTGATGCCGGGCCTCGGCACCCGCCGGGTGCTCGAGCTGTATGAGCGCTTTGGGTCTCCGGTGGAGATCTGCCGGGCCGACGCGGCCGAGCTGGAGTCGCTTGGGGTGCCACCGGCGGTGGCTCAAAGCCTGGCGAGCGGCTGCACGTTTGAAGAGGCGGCCGAGCAGATCCAGCAGGCCAGGGCGAAAGGCGTTGAGCTGGTGGCGATCGACGATACCCGGTATCCGCCGAGGCTGCGGGAGATTTACGATCCGCCGTTTCTGCTGTTCGTCCAGGGGCGTGTGGAACTGCTGGACTCGGTGATGGTGGCCATCGTCGGCAGCCGGGTGGCGACAGCCTACGGCACGACTGTGGCGCGCCGGCTGGGCCGTGAGCTGGCGGCGGCGGGCGTCACGGTGGTCAGCGGCATGGCGCGCGGCGTGGACACGGCGGCGCATGAAGGAGCGCTGGAGGCTGGCGCGACCGCGGCGGTGTTTGGCTGCGGCCTGGACGTGATCTATCCGGCCGAAAACCGCAAGCTGGCCGAGCGCATTGTGCGGCAGGGATTGCTCGTGAGCGAGTTCCCCTTTGGCAGCCCGGCGCATCCGCAGAACTTCCCCATCCGGAACCGCATGGTGAGCGGCCTGAGCGAGGCGGTCGTTGTGGTCGAAGGCAAGCAGTACAGCGGCAGCCTGATCACCGCCCGGCTCGCACTGGATCAGAACCGCGAGGTGTTCGCCGTGCCTGGCAACATTACCAACCCGATGAGCTTCGGGCCGAACCTGTTGCTGAAGCAGGGCGCGCAACTGGTGCAATCGCCGGAGGACATCCTCGATGGACTCGGCCCGCAGGTCCGCGCGCGGCTCGCGCGGCAACAGCGCCTGGAGCTGGGGGCAGAGGCGAAGCCGCAGGATGGGCCGATGTCGGCCTTTGCCGCGCAGATTCTGGCCCTGCTGAGTCCGGACCAGCCCGTGTATCTGGATGAGCTCATCGAGAGGCTGCCGCACCTGTCTTCTTCGGAGATCATTGCGCTGCTGTTTGAACTGGAAGAGGCGGGCCGCATCCGCCAGCTCCCGGGCCGCTGCTACATCCGCAAGTGGGAGGAATGA
- a CDS encoding methionine synthase: MSWESRLQELLAALEERILVLDGAMGTMLQQRNPAIEDWGGPQFENCTENLLFTHPDWIADIHRAYYDAGADIVETNSFGGSPVTLAEFGLEQRCYEINFRAAQLARQAAAEFERPGRPRFVAGSMGPTTKAITVTGGVTFSELRDGYYEQARGLIDGGADLLLVETCQDTRNVKAALLAIRRLSEEMGRRIPVIVSGTIEPMGTMLAGQTADAFYVSIAHADLLAVGLNCATGPEFMTDHIRTIHELASTRVSCYPNAGLPDEEGRYLETPDSLAAQLEKFADHGWLNIVGGCCGTTPAHIRAIAQMTQGKPPRPLPAPSHRVFFSGIEVVEADESTRPLLVGERTNVIGSRAFKRLIAEEKWEEATEIARRQVRAGAHIIDVCLQSSDRDELADIPPFYGLLIRKVKAPLMIDTTDARAVELALTYCQGRSIINSVNLEDGEEKFARIAPLARAYGAALVVGTIDEDPVQAQAFTRERKLAIAQRSVDLLVNKYGMRPEDLIIDPLVFPVATGDENYIGGAVETIEGLRLVKENIPYVRTILGISNVSFGLPPAAREVVNSVFLYHATKAGLDLAIVNTEKLERFASIPETERVLAERLLFNWPDPEKFPGAPEDWREQTREERTAINQHNIAAITEYFRQATRKEKKQASELPLDERLARYIIEGSKDGLIEDLNRKLAEGASPLEIINGPLMRGMDEVGRLFNNNELIVAEVLQSAEAMKAAVAHLQQFMEKSDVHTRGRFLLATVKGDVHDIGKNLVEIIFSNNGYEVINLGIKVPPEELIRAYEEHKPDAIGLSGLLVKSAQQMVVTAEDLREAGIRVPLLVGGAALSEKFTVTKIAPAYQAPTFYAKDAMTGLQIINMLMDPEQRERLMQAVNQPVAGPVPASAEETAPAADAGTQRSPKVRTDIPIPPAPYLDRRVRTIPNLAEIWSYINPHMLYGRHLGFKGHFEKALKERDEKALALYHDIEAVKEKAARWMKVRAVWQFFEAERHGNSIALYAPGAAEPLHIFTFERQRKKDGLCLSDYVLDPDPAGRRDHIALFVVTAGEGIREAAEEAKQAGRFFEAHCLQALAIETAEAAAEWLHRRLREEWGFPDPPGMTMQQRFTSRYRGKRYSFGYPACPNLEDQQGIWELLRPEEIGVRLTEGMMMEPEASVSALVFHHPDCAYFSVEATD, encoded by the coding sequence ATGAGCTGGGAATCCCGTCTTCAGGAACTGCTGGCGGCGCTGGAAGAGCGCATTCTCGTGCTGGATGGCGCGATGGGCACGATGCTGCAACAGCGCAACCCGGCCATTGAGGACTGGGGCGGGCCGCAGTTTGAAAACTGCACCGAAAATCTGCTGTTCACGCATCCGGACTGGATCGCTGACATCCACCGGGCCTATTACGACGCCGGCGCCGACATTGTGGAGACGAATTCGTTTGGCGGCTCGCCAGTGACGCTGGCCGAATTCGGCCTTGAGCAACGGTGTTACGAGATCAATTTCCGCGCCGCGCAACTGGCGCGGCAGGCGGCGGCGGAATTCGAGCGCCCCGGCCGGCCGCGCTTCGTCGCCGGCTCGATGGGGCCGACGACGAAGGCGATCACGGTGACCGGCGGGGTCACCTTTTCCGAGCTTCGCGATGGCTATTACGAACAGGCCCGCGGCCTCATCGACGGCGGCGCGGATCTGCTGCTCGTGGAGACCTGCCAGGACACACGCAACGTGAAAGCTGCGCTGCTCGCCATCCGGCGGCTGTCGGAAGAAATGGGGCGCCGCATTCCGGTGATCGTGAGCGGCACCATCGAGCCGATGGGCACGATGCTGGCCGGACAGACCGCGGACGCCTTCTACGTCTCCATTGCCCACGCCGACCTGCTTGCGGTGGGCCTCAACTGCGCCACCGGGCCCGAGTTCATGACCGATCACATCCGGACGATCCATGAGCTCGCCTCAACGCGCGTCTCCTGTTACCCGAACGCCGGGCTGCCCGACGAGGAAGGCCGATATCTGGAGACGCCGGATTCGCTGGCAGCGCAGCTCGAAAAATTCGCTGATCACGGCTGGCTGAACATCGTCGGCGGCTGCTGCGGCACCACGCCGGCGCATATCCGCGCCATTGCGCAAATGACCCAGGGAAAGCCCCCGCGCCCGCTGCCGGCGCCTTCGCACCGCGTCTTCTTCTCGGGCATCGAGGTGGTGGAAGCCGACGAATCGACGCGGCCGCTGCTGGTGGGCGAGCGCACCAACGTGATCGGCTCGCGGGCGTTCAAGCGGCTGATCGCCGAGGAGAAGTGGGAGGAAGCGACCGAGATCGCGCGGCGGCAGGTGCGCGCCGGAGCGCACATCATCGATGTCTGCCTGCAATCGTCCGACCGCGACGAACTGGCCGACATTCCGCCCTTCTATGGGCTGCTGATCCGCAAGGTGAAGGCGCCGCTGATGATCGACACGACCGACGCGCGCGCCGTGGAGCTGGCGCTCACCTACTGCCAGGGGCGCAGCATCATCAACTCGGTCAATCTGGAGGACGGCGAGGAAAAGTTCGCCCGCATTGCACCGCTCGCTCGGGCTTACGGGGCGGCGCTGGTGGTGGGCACGATCGACGAGGACCCGGTGCAGGCGCAGGCGTTCACGCGCGAACGCAAGCTCGCCATCGCGCAGCGCAGCGTGGATCTGCTGGTGAACAAGTATGGAATGCGCCCTGAGGACCTGATCATCGACCCGCTGGTGTTCCCGGTGGCCACAGGCGACGAGAACTATATCGGCGGCGCGGTGGAAACGATCGAGGGCTTGCGTCTGGTCAAGGAGAACATTCCGTACGTCCGCACGATCCTCGGCATCTCCAACGTGAGCTTCGGACTGCCGCCGGCGGCGCGCGAGGTGGTCAACTCGGTCTTCCTGTACCACGCCACCAAGGCGGGGCTCGATCTGGCGATCGTGAACACGGAGAAGCTGGAGCGTTTCGCATCCATCCCCGAGACGGAGCGCGTGCTGGCCGAGCGGCTGCTGTTCAACTGGCCCGACCCGGAGAAATTCCCCGGCGCGCCGGAGGACTGGCGCGAGCAGACGCGCGAGGAACGGACCGCCATCAACCAGCACAACATCGCGGCGATCACCGAGTACTTCCGCCAGGCGACACGAAAGGAAAAAAAGCAGGCCAGCGAACTGCCGCTGGACGAGCGGCTGGCGCGTTACATCATCGAAGGCAGCAAGGACGGGCTCATCGAAGACCTGAACCGCAAACTCGCCGAGGGCGCCTCGCCGCTGGAGATCATCAACGGCCCGCTGATGCGCGGCATGGACGAGGTGGGACGGCTGTTCAACAACAATGAGCTGATTGTGGCCGAAGTGTTGCAGTCGGCCGAGGCGATGAAGGCGGCAGTGGCGCACCTCCAGCAGTTCATGGAGAAGAGCGATGTCCACACCCGCGGCCGTTTTCTGCTGGCCACGGTGAAGGGCGACGTCCATGACATCGGCAAGAACCTCGTCGAGATCATTTTTTCGAACAACGGCTACGAAGTGATCAATCTGGGCATCAAGGTGCCGCCCGAAGAGCTGATTCGCGCCTATGAAGAGCACAAACCGGATGCGATTGGGCTCTCGGGGCTGCTGGTGAAATCAGCGCAGCAGATGGTGGTCACCGCCGAAGACCTGCGGGAAGCGGGCATCCGCGTCCCGCTGTTGGTGGGCGGCGCGGCGCTGAGCGAAAAGTTCACGGTGACGAAGATCGCGCCGGCCTATCAGGCGCCCACCTTCTACGCAAAAGACGCGATGACCGGGCTTCAGATCATCAACATGCTGATGGACCCGGAGCAGCGCGAGCGGCTGATGCAGGCCGTGAACCAGCCCGTCGCAGGCCCCGTGCCAGCATCAGCAGAGGAAACAGCCCCTGCCGCTGATGCCGGCACACAGCGCTCGCCGAAGGTGCGCACTGACATTCCCATCCCGCCGGCGCCCTATCTCGACCGGCGCGTGCGCACGATTCCGAACCTCGCCGAGATCTGGAGCTACATCAACCCGCACATGCTCTACGGGCGCCATCTTGGATTCAAGGGCCACTTTGAAAAAGCGCTGAAAGAGCGCGACGAAAAAGCGCTGGCGCTGTATCACGACATCGAGGCGGTGAAGGAGAAGGCAGCGCGGTGGATGAAGGTGAGGGCCGTGTGGCAGTTCTTTGAGGCCGAACGGCACGGCAACTCGATTGCGCTGTATGCGCCCGGCGCGGCCGAGCCGCTGCACATCTTCACGTTTGAGCGCCAGCGCAAGAAGGACGGGCTCTGCCTGAGCGATTATGTGCTCGATCCCGACCCGGCCGGGCGCCGCGACCACATTGCGCTGTTCGTGGTCACCGCCGGCGAGGGAATCCGCGAAGCCGCCGAAGAGGCCAAGCAGGCAGGCCGGTTCTTTGAGGCCCACTGCCTTCAGGCGCTGGCCATCGAGACGGCCGAGGCGGCCGCCGAGTGGCTCCACCGGCGGCTCCGCGAAGAATGGGGCTTCCCCGACCCACCGGGCATGACCATGCAACAGCGGTTCACTTCGCGCTACCGAGGCAAGCGTTACAGTTTTGGATACCCGGCCTGCCCGAATCTGGAGGACCAGCAGGGCATCTGGGAGCTGCTGCGGCCGGAGGAAATTGGCGTCCGGCTCACCGAGGGAATGATGATGGAGCCCGAGGCCAGCGTCAGCGCCCTGGTCTTCCACCACCCCGATTGCGCCTACTTCTCGGTGGAAGCCACCGATTGA
- the nadD gene encoding putative nicotinate-nucleotide adenylyltransferase, whose amino-acid sequence MRIAVFGGTFDPIHLAHTRVAREAADRFGLDRVLFVPAAHPPHKQEGQTTPFEHRYRMVELACREDPRFEASRIEEGNGKSYTVHTLERLRSTLDPGDELYFLIGADAFAEIGSWHRSQDVIRMVDFIVVSRPGYQLRVPEGARVHRLETVALPLSSSDIRRQLEATGTAEGLHPDVLAYIREHRLYR is encoded by the coding sequence TTGCGGATTGCGGTCTTTGGCGGCACGTTCGATCCCATCCACCTGGCGCACACGCGTGTCGCCCGTGAGGCGGCCGACCGCTTCGGCCTCGACAGGGTGCTTTTTGTGCCGGCGGCGCATCCGCCGCACAAGCAGGAAGGCCAGACGACGCCGTTCGAACACCGCTACCGCATGGTGGAGCTGGCCTGCCGCGAGGACCCGCGCTTCGAGGCCTCCCGAATCGAGGAAGGAAACGGAAAAAGCTACACGGTTCACACTCTCGAAAGGCTGAGGTCGACGCTCGATCCCGGCGACGAGCTGTACTTTCTGATCGGCGCTGATGCGTTCGCTGAAATCGGGAGCTGGCACCGGAGCCAGGATGTGATCCGGATGGTGGATTTCATTGTCGTCTCCCGCCCGGGATACCAGCTGCGCGTGCCTGAGGGAGCGCGCGTCCACCGGCTGGAAACGGTCGCCCTGCCACTTTCCTCTTCTGACATCCGGAGGCAACTGGAGGCAACGGGGACGGCCGAGGGGCTCCACCCGGACGTGCTCGCCTACATCCGCGAGCACAGGCTGTACCGTTGA